A genomic region of Rhodanobacter sp. contains the following coding sequences:
- the flhB gene encoding flagellar biosynthesis protein FlhB → MADDSDQEKTEQPTEKRLKESREKGELPRSRDLSGAAVVLAGVAALMAGGKVSFEHARNIFVLGLGYSREALLSDTLPGRVLHAAVSEALALFAPVALATVLAALAAPLLLGGLNFSTQALEPKFDRLDPIAGLGRIFAMRGLVELGKALLKVVLIGTVLALLLRHWQAGIQATGRGSAIDGIVEAMSLMGQAALWFGGILALLGGIDAAYQKYDHNKNLRMSRQEIKDEMKESEGSPEMKGRIRQVQMAQARRRMMQDLPKADVVVVNPTHFAVALRYDDGRMGAPRVIAKGVDMLAQQIRLVAGSHRIPLVEAPPLARALYASTELGREIPAALYVAVAQVLVYVYQLKQAAAQGEAPPAAPNPEVDPDLMGPYR, encoded by the coding sequence ATGGCCGACGACAGCGACCAGGAAAAAACCGAACAGCCGACAGAAAAACGGCTGAAGGAATCGCGCGAGAAAGGCGAGCTTCCGCGATCGCGCGATCTTTCCGGCGCGGCGGTGGTGCTGGCCGGCGTGGCCGCCTTGATGGCCGGCGGCAAGGTGTCGTTCGAGCATGCGCGGAACATCTTCGTGCTGGGCCTCGGCTATTCGCGCGAGGCCTTGCTGTCGGACACCTTGCCCGGACGCGTGCTGCATGCCGCGGTGAGCGAGGCGTTGGCCTTGTTCGCGCCGGTGGCGTTGGCCACCGTGCTGGCCGCGCTGGCTGCGCCGCTGTTGCTGGGCGGGCTCAACTTCAGCACGCAGGCGCTGGAGCCGAAGTTCGACCGGCTTGACCCGATAGCGGGCCTGGGCCGGATTTTCGCGATGCGCGGCCTGGTGGAGCTGGGCAAGGCGCTGCTGAAGGTGGTGTTGATCGGTACCGTGCTGGCGCTGCTGCTGCGCCACTGGCAGGCCGGCATCCAGGCCACCGGGCGCGGCTCGGCGATCGACGGCATCGTGGAGGCGATGAGCCTGATGGGCCAGGCCGCGCTGTGGTTCGGCGGCATCCTGGCGCTGCTCGGCGGCATCGACGCGGCCTACCAGAAGTACGACCATAACAAGAACCTGCGCATGAGCCGGCAGGAGATCAAGGACGAGATGAAGGAAAGCGAGGGCAGTCCCGAGATGAAGGGCCGCATTCGCCAGGTGCAGATGGCGCAGGCGCGGCGCCGCATGATGCAGGACCTGCCCAAAGCGGACGTGGTGGTGGTCAACCCCACCCACTTTGCGGTGGCGCTGCGCTACGACGACGGCCGCATGGGCGCGCCGCGGGTGATCGCCAAGGGCGTCGACATGCTGGCCCAGCAGATCCGCCTGGTGGCGGGCAGCCACCGCATTCCGCTGGTCGAGGCGCCGCCGCTGGCACGAGCCTTGTATGCCTCCACGGAGCTGGGCCGGGAAATCCCCGCTGCGCTCTATGTGGCGGTGGCTCAGGTGCTCGTCTACGTCTACCAGCTGAAGCAGGCTGCGGCGCAGGGCGAGGCGCCGCCGGCCGCACCGAACCCCGAGGTCGATCCCGATCTGATGGGGCCTTATCGCTAA
- the fliR gene encoding flagellar biosynthetic protein FliR, which translates to MTTLDVALLVPWMNRFLWALARVGGLCLVAPVFGASVLPMRVRTSLALLLTLVLVPLAPNVADVLGAAGMVNLVSQFVAGAAVGFVLKLVFDAVEFGGGLVGQSMSLGFAEVVDPQAGGNANVLGQFYLILVTLLFLAMDGHLQLIALLADSFRHASPDALAIDGNGLHAVMAFGAQLFSGAVRVALPAMTSLLLVNIGFAAISRAAPSMNLFAVGFPITVSLGFIALWLSLRSLPGAFETLQGAAWDLMRSLLGG; encoded by the coding sequence GTGACTACGCTGGACGTGGCGCTGCTGGTGCCATGGATGAATCGTTTCCTCTGGGCATTGGCGCGGGTCGGCGGCCTCTGCCTGGTCGCGCCGGTATTCGGCGCCTCGGTGTTGCCGATGCGCGTGCGCACGAGCTTGGCGCTGCTGTTGACCCTGGTGCTGGTGCCGCTGGCGCCGAACGTCGCGGACGTGCTCGGCGCGGCGGGCATGGTGAACCTGGTCAGCCAGTTCGTGGCAGGCGCGGCGGTGGGTTTCGTGCTGAAGCTGGTGTTCGACGCGGTGGAATTCGGCGGCGGCCTGGTCGGGCAGAGCATGAGCCTCGGTTTTGCCGAGGTGGTCGATCCGCAGGCCGGCGGCAACGCCAACGTGCTGGGCCAGTTCTACCTGATCCTGGTGACCTTGCTGTTCCTGGCGATGGACGGCCACCTGCAATTGATCGCGCTGCTGGCCGACAGCTTCCGCCATGCGTCGCCGGATGCCCTCGCGATCGACGGCAACGGTTTGCACGCCGTGATGGCGTTCGGTGCGCAGTTGTTCAGCGGCGCGGTGCGCGTGGCCTTGCCGGCGATGACCTCGCTGCTGCTGGTGAACATCGGCTTTGCCGCGATCAGCCGCGCGGCGCCTTCGATGAACCTGTTCGCGGTGGGTTTTCCGATCACCGTGTCGCTGGGCTTCATCGCCTTGTGGTTGTCGCTGCGCAGCCTGCCGGGCGCGTTCGAGACCTTGCAGGGCGCCGCCTGGGACTTGATGCGCAGCCTGCTGGGCGGATAG
- the fliQ gene encoding flagellar biosynthesis protein FliQ: protein MTPESIMEIGQHALYVAMLVAAPLLLTALVVGLLIGVIQAATQINEMTLSFIPKLVAMALVALITGPWMLRLLVHYTAELIQGLPGMIR, encoded by the coding sequence ATGACGCCCGAGTCGATCATGGAAATCGGCCAGCATGCGCTGTACGTGGCGATGCTGGTGGCCGCGCCGTTGTTGCTCACGGCGCTGGTGGTGGGACTGCTGATCGGCGTGATCCAGGCGGCCACGCAGATCAACGAGATGACGCTGAGCTTCATCCCCAAGCTGGTCGCGATGGCCCTGGTGGCGCTGATCACGGGGCCGTGGATGCTGCGCCTGCTGGTGCACTACACCGCGGAGTTGATCCAGGGCCTGCCGGGGATGATCCGGTGA